A window of Streptomyces gilvosporeus contains these coding sequences:
- a CDS encoding HEAT repeat domain-containing protein, which produces MEYGQRWGFAADSGRLGAAVGEAMRAVEALSDTVECTVEGYQQALETLHRYPDDEVTAVLRRGWETLPESAYPDRWGVVQVLTDLQITSATEVFETILTTPIPPERTPEYAYPYSTVGEEITLRTTAVEGLTRLAAEDDPGAVELLIRHVTDDDRSIQTACVRALRDLGEDAGVDVSPLVPDDVQELLRRPG; this is translated from the coding sequence ATGGAATACGGACAGCGATGGGGCTTCGCCGCCGACAGCGGCCGCCTCGGCGCGGCGGTCGGTGAGGCCATGCGTGCCGTGGAGGCCCTGAGCGATACGGTCGAATGCACCGTGGAGGGCTATCAACAGGCCCTGGAAACCCTGCACCGCTACCCCGACGACGAAGTCACCGCGGTGTTGCGGCGCGGCTGGGAAACCCTGCCGGAGTCCGCCTATCCCGACCGCTGGGGCGTCGTCCAGGTGCTCACCGACCTCCAAATCACCTCCGCCACGGAGGTGTTCGAGACGATACTGACCACGCCCATCCCGCCCGAGCGCACCCCGGAATACGCCTACCCCTATTCCACCGTCGGGGAGGAAATCACCCTGCGCACCACGGCCGTCGAAGGACTGACCCGCCTGGCCGCGGAGGACGATCCCGGTGCCGTGGAACTCCTCATCCGGCATGTGACCGACGACGACCGCAGCATTCAGACCGCGTGTGTGCGGGCGCTGCGGGACCTGGGCGAGGACGCCGGGGTCGATGTGTCGCCCCTGGTGCCGGACGATGTCCAAGAGTTGCTGCGGCGACCGGGCTGA
- a CDS encoding Asp23/Gls24 family envelope stress response protein, which translates to MTDIQDRGKTTIADVVVAKVAYLAAADVPGVHALGSGFSRSVGALRQRVPGGPSTTVHGVKVEVGEKQAAVDLDLIVEYGEIIREVAGAVRESVILAVERMTGFEVVEVNTAVSDVKLPEEEEAEAERVR; encoded by the coding sequence ATGACCGACATCCAGGACCGCGGTAAGACGACCATCGCCGACGTCGTGGTCGCCAAGGTCGCCTATCTGGCCGCCGCGGACGTCCCCGGCGTCCACGCGCTGGGCAGCGGATTCTCCCGGTCCGTCGGGGCACTGCGGCAACGCGTCCCCGGAGGGCCGTCCACCACCGTGCACGGCGTGAAGGTCGAGGTCGGCGAGAAACAGGCGGCGGTCGATCTGGACCTGATCGTCGAGTACGGCGAGATCATCCGCGAAGTGGCCGGTGCCGTACGGGAGAGCGTGATCCTCGCCGTCGAGCGGATGACCGGCTTCGAGGTGGTCGAGGTCAACACCGCGGTGAGCGACGTCAAACTGCCCGAGGAGGAGGAGGCCGAAGCGGAACGCGTGCGGTAG
- a CDS encoding sugar ABC transporter substrate-binding protein, translated as MGLGIRHAVVVLAGLCLTVGAGACGLAREAGASHEHPAGGLTIGLLLPDYTSRMQQFDKPLIEKRIHERCPACRVEFASAQHDVATQQAQVDAMITKGVKVMILDAVDSKSLRHSIENAHRAGVEVIAYDRLAEGPISGYVSFDGNQVGRLQGRELLRAMGARAHGGQIVMMNGDFSDPNSRWFQQGALDVLRGRVRIGKAYETTGWRPEVAHTNMSGAISALGADRIDGVLSANDGLAAGVISAMKAAKMQPLPPVTGQDVELSAIQRIVQGEQYMSVYKPFVYEANAAADMAVALVHGKSLAPITRHTVNSPTTRGVPAVLLTPIAVTVHNIKATLVKDGMYTVHQICTPTYAAACAKAGLTG; from the coding sequence ATGGGCCTCGGCATCCGGCACGCCGTCGTCGTCCTGGCCGGGCTGTGTCTGACGGTCGGGGCCGGCGCCTGCGGACTGGCCCGTGAGGCGGGCGCCTCGCACGAGCACCCGGCCGGCGGCCTGACGATCGGTCTGCTGCTGCCCGACTACACCTCCCGGATGCAGCAGTTCGACAAGCCGCTGATCGAGAAGCGGATCCATGAGCGGTGCCCGGCCTGCCGGGTGGAGTTCGCCAGCGCGCAGCACGATGTGGCCACGCAGCAGGCGCAGGTCGACGCGATGATCACCAAGGGGGTCAAGGTGATGATCCTCGACGCCGTCGACTCCAAATCCCTGCGCCACTCCATCGAGAACGCCCACCGGGCGGGCGTCGAGGTCATCGCCTACGACCGTCTCGCGGAGGGGCCGATCTCCGGCTATGTCTCCTTCGACGGCAACCAGGTCGGCCGGCTCCAGGGCCGGGAGCTGCTGCGGGCGATGGGCGCCAGGGCGCACGGCGGCCAGATCGTCATGATGAACGGGGACTTCAGCGATCCCAATTCCCGGTGGTTCCAGCAGGGCGCGCTGGACGTGCTGCGCGGCAGGGTGCGCATCGGCAAGGCGTACGAGACCACCGGATGGCGGCCGGAGGTCGCCCACACCAATATGTCCGGCGCCATTTCGGCCCTGGGCGCCGACCGGATCGACGGGGTGCTGTCCGCCAACGACGGTCTGGCCGCGGGCGTCATCTCCGCGATGAAGGCCGCCAAAATGCAGCCGCTGCCGCCGGTCACCGGGCAGGACGTCGAGCTCTCCGCCATCCAGCGCATCGTCCAGGGCGAGCAGTACATGAGCGTCTACAAGCCCTTTGTGTACGAGGCGAACGCCGCCGCCGACATGGCCGTCGCACTGGTCCACGGCAAGAGCCTGGCCCCCATCACCCGGCACACGGTCAACAGCCCCACGACGCGGGGCGTTCCGGCCGTGCTGCTCACGCCGATCGCGGTGACCGTGCACAACATCAAGGCCACCCTCGTCAAGGACGGGATGTACACGGTCCATCAGATCTGCACCCCCACATACGCGGCCGCCTGCGCGAAGGCCGGCCTCACCGGGTAA
- a CDS encoding group II truncated hemoglobin, whose translation MTTEYIRYRIADPERRAAFEKAYAAAAEQLDAAPECLGYDLAQGVEEPERYILRIEWTSVEDHLKGFRGGPLFGDFLDRVRPYIDDIEEMKHYARTAVASAPRAATLYEAVGGIGALRRLSDTFYAAVLADPVLAPVFAHFTPEHREHVAVWLAEVFGGPADFTATAGGHQGLLRAHLGLAVTDEQRLRWLELMSGAVDRELPPDPALRRRVMEYFDWGTRIAQDVSRQPDGADLGEPGATPRWGWEKDGGNETA comes from the coding sequence ATGACGACCGAGTACATCCGCTACCGCATCGCCGACCCGGAGCGGCGCGCCGCCTTCGAGAAGGCGTATGCGGCCGCCGCCGAACAGCTCGACGCGGCGCCGGAGTGCCTGGGATACGACCTGGCGCAGGGCGTCGAGGAGCCCGAGCGTTACATCCTGCGCATCGAATGGACCTCCGTCGAGGACCATCTGAAGGGCTTCCGCGGCGGCCCGCTCTTCGGCGACTTCCTCGACCGCGTCCGCCCGTACATCGACGACATCGAGGAGATGAAGCACTACGCGCGCACCGCGGTGGCCTCCGCGCCGCGGGCCGCGACGCTGTACGAGGCCGTGGGCGGCATCGGCGCCCTCCGCCGCCTGAGCGACACCTTCTACGCGGCGGTCCTCGCCGACCCCGTCCTGGCCCCGGTGTTCGCCCACTTCACGCCCGAGCACCGCGAACACGTCGCCGTCTGGCTCGCCGAGGTCTTCGGCGGACCGGCGGACTTCACCGCCACGGCCGGCGGCCACCAGGGGCTGCTGCGCGCCCATCTGGGCCTGGCCGTCACGGACGAACAGCGGCTGCGCTGGCTGGAGTTGATGTCCGGCGCCGTGGACAGGGAGCTGCCGCCCGACCCGGCGCTGCGCCGCCGCGTCATGGAGTACTTCGACTGGGGTACCCGTATCGCCCAGGACGTCTCCCGGCAGCCGGACGGCGCGGACCTGGGCGAGCCGGGGGCGACGCCGCGCTGGGGCTGGGAGAAAGACGGCGGGAACGAGACCGCATGA
- a CDS encoding zinc-binding alcohol dehydrogenase family protein, protein MASGAGPQLPDIVSGWAVERPGPVASGPLVTVRRALPEPGPGELAVRVEACGVCRTDLHLAEGDLAPHRPSTVPGHEIVGRVAATGSGVSGFDVGDRVGGAWLRETCGTCRYCRAGRENLCPTSRYTGWDADGGFADAALLPADYAYPLPGDRDATQLAPLLCAGIIGYRALRRSALPPGGRLGIYGFGASAHLAAQVALAEGATVHVLTRSAQARQLALGLGASSAGDAYGRPPEPLDAAILFAPVGDLVPVALAALDRSGTLAVAGIHLSDIPPLTYQRHLFYERNLRSVTSNTREDGREFLRTAARIGIRVTVSPYPLSRAPQALADLAADRVHGAAVLVPG, encoded by the coding sequence ATGGCATCCGGTGCCGGTCCGCAGCTTCCGGACATCGTCTCCGGCTGGGCCGTCGAACGGCCCGGACCGGTGGCCTCCGGACCGCTGGTGACGGTGCGGCGCGCGCTTCCCGAGCCCGGTCCGGGCGAGCTGGCGGTGCGGGTGGAGGCGTGCGGGGTGTGCCGTACGGATCTGCATCTGGCGGAGGGGGACCTGGCGCCGCACCGGCCGTCGACCGTGCCGGGGCACGAGATCGTGGGGCGGGTGGCCGCGACCGGCAGCGGCGTGAGCGGCTTCGACGTCGGCGACCGGGTCGGCGGGGCCTGGCTGCGGGAGACCTGCGGCACCTGCCGCTACTGCCGGGCGGGCCGGGAGAACCTGTGTCCCACGTCGCGCTACACGGGCTGGGACGCCGACGGCGGCTTCGCCGATGCGGCCCTGCTGCCCGCGGACTACGCCTATCCCCTGCCCGGCGACCGCGACGCCACCCAGCTGGCGCCGCTGCTGTGCGCCGGGATCATCGGCTACCGGGCGCTGCGGCGCAGCGCGCTGCCGCCCGGCGGACGGCTGGGGATCTACGGCTTCGGGGCGTCGGCGCATCTGGCCGCGCAGGTCGCCCTCGCCGAGGGCGCCACCGTCCATGTGCTGACGCGGTCCGCCCAGGCGCGTCAACTCGCCCTCGGCCTGGGCGCGTCCTCGGCCGGCGATGCCTACGGCCGCCCGCCCGAACCGCTGGATGCGGCGATCCTCTTCGCGCCGGTCGGCGATCTGGTGCCGGTGGCCCTGGCGGCCCTGGACCGGTCCGGCACGCTGGCCGTGGCCGGTATCCATCTCAGCGACATCCCCCCGCTCACCTACCAGCGCCACCTCTTCTACGAACGGAATCTGCGCAGCGTCACCTCCAATACGCGCGAGGACGGCCGGGAGTTCCTGCGGACGGCGGCGCGGATCGGCATCCGGGTCACGGTCAGCCCGTACCCGCTCAGCCGCGCTCCGCAGGCGCTGGCGGACCTGGCGGCCGACCGGGTGCACGGGGCTGCGGTCCTGGTACCCGGCTGA
- a CDS encoding ATP-binding cassette domain-containing protein, whose protein sequence is MSAPPLLALHGIFKRFGAVQALRDVELEIRAGQVVALVGDNGAGKSTLVKVIAGVAPADAGMIEWDGRPVHITRPHDARNMGIAAVYQDLALCDNLDVVGNLFLGREIHRSGVLDEVEMERVTLELLDTLAIRMPGVRLPVASLSGGQRQTVAISRSLLGAPRLVLLDEPTASLGIEQTSQVLDMVDQLRERGLGVLLVSHNMGDVKAVADWVAVLRLGCNNGFFDVTSTSHEQIISSITGATDNAVTRRQTHGWELEL, encoded by the coding sequence ATGTCCGCTCCGCCGCTGCTGGCGCTGCACGGGATCTTCAAACGGTTCGGCGCCGTCCAGGCCCTCCGGGACGTCGAGCTGGAGATCCGCGCCGGGCAGGTCGTCGCGCTGGTGGGCGACAACGGCGCGGGCAAGTCGACGCTGGTCAAGGTGATCGCCGGGGTCGCCCCGGCCGATGCGGGCATGATCGAGTGGGACGGCCGTCCGGTCCACATCACCCGCCCGCACGACGCCCGGAACATGGGCATCGCCGCCGTCTACCAGGACCTCGCGCTCTGCGACAACCTCGACGTCGTCGGCAATCTCTTCCTCGGCCGGGAGATTCACCGCTCGGGTGTGCTGGACGAGGTGGAGATGGAGCGCGTCACCCTGGAGCTGCTCGACACCCTCGCCATCCGGATGCCCGGTGTCCGACTGCCGGTCGCCTCGCTGTCCGGAGGCCAGCGGCAGACCGTCGCGATCTCCCGTTCGCTGCTGGGCGCGCCCCGTCTGGTCCTGCTCGACGAGCCGACCGCGTCCCTGGGCATCGAGCAGACCTCCCAGGTCCTGGACATGGTCGACCAGCTGCGGGAACGCGGGCTGGGAGTGCTGCTGGTCAGCCACAACATGGGCGATGTCAAGGCCGTCGCGGACTGGGTGGCGGTGCTGCGGCTGGGCTGCAACAACGGGTTCTTCGATGTGACCAGCACCTCGCACGAGCAGATCATCTCCTCCATCACCGGGGCCACCGACAACGCCGTCACACGCCGTCAGACACACGGGTGGGAGCTGGAGCTGTGA
- a CDS encoding M3 family metallopeptidase gives MTSNPFFQPSELPYELPPFAHIRQEHFLPAFERGMSEQLAEVAAIGAETEPPTFENTVEALERSGAVLGRVRRVFSNKGSSDTDAAFQAIEAETAPRLAAHDDALLLDPALFARLDALHAQREQLGLDEEQLRVLERHHTLRVRAGARLTPQQQARLRELNGEIASLCTQFKQNLRADTADAAVAVESAAELAGLPEDEIAAAAEDARARGREGFLLSLKNFSNQTQLASLADPGLRERLLAASLGRGLVSNGPVAVRLATLRAERAALLGHPSHAAWVVADGTAGTTEAVEEMFARLIGPAVANAEREGAALAEAAGVDGIRAADWQFYSERIRKERFAVDAAALRPYLELEKVLWDGVFHAAELVYGITFAERRDLEAHHPDARVFEVFEADGTPLGLYVADFFARASKRGGAWMDALVPQSRLLGHKPVVINNLNIARPPAGEPVLMTWSEVTTLFHEFGHALHGLFSDVRYPLLSGTSVPRDFVEFPSQVNEMWAERPEVLARYARHHRTGEPMPSDLPARLREAEGFGVGFRVVEHLAAALLDWAWHTLPADGELPDADGAEAFERAALERYGVALPAIPPRYRTGYFAHIFAGGYAAGYYGYRWAEVLDADTVRWFGENGKTVRESGEIFRRELLGRGGSVDPMAAFRAVVGRDPDLGPLLARHGLTTG, from the coding sequence GTGACGTCGAATCCCTTCTTCCAGCCGAGTGAACTGCCCTACGAACTGCCGCCGTTCGCGCACATCCGGCAGGAGCACTTCCTGCCGGCCTTCGAGCGCGGGATGTCCGAGCAGCTGGCCGAGGTGGCGGCCATCGGCGCCGAGACCGAGCCCCCGACCTTCGAGAACACCGTCGAGGCGCTGGAGCGCAGCGGCGCCGTGCTCGGCCGGGTGCGGCGGGTGTTCAGCAACAAGGGAAGCTCGGACACCGACGCCGCCTTCCAGGCCATCGAGGCCGAGACAGCCCCCCGGCTGGCCGCGCACGACGACGCCCTGCTCCTGGATCCCGCCCTGTTCGCCCGGCTCGACGCGCTCCATGCGCAGCGCGAGCAGCTCGGCTTGGACGAGGAGCAGCTGCGTGTCCTGGAGCGCCACCACACCCTGCGCGTCCGGGCGGGGGCCCGCCTCACCCCGCAGCAGCAGGCGCGGCTGCGGGAGCTGAACGGCGAAATCGCCTCGCTGTGCACGCAGTTCAAGCAGAACCTGCGCGCGGACACCGCCGACGCCGCCGTGGCCGTGGAGAGCGCGGCGGAGCTGGCCGGACTACCCGAGGACGAGATCGCGGCCGCCGCCGAGGACGCCCGGGCCCGGGGCCGCGAAGGGTTCCTGCTCAGCCTGAAGAACTTCTCCAACCAGACCCAGCTCGCCTCCCTGGCCGACCCCGGCCTGCGCGAGCGGCTGCTCGCCGCCTCCCTGGGGCGCGGTCTGGTCAGCAACGGCCCGGTCGCCGTCCGGCTGGCCACCCTGCGCGCCGAACGCGCCGCGCTGCTCGGTCACCCCAGCCACGCCGCCTGGGTGGTCGCCGACGGGACCGCGGGCACCACCGAGGCCGTCGAGGAGATGTTCGCCCGGCTGATCGGCCCGGCCGTCGCCAACGCCGAGCGCGAGGGCGCGGCGCTGGCCGAGGCCGCCGGGGTGGACGGGATCCGCGCGGCCGACTGGCAGTTCTACTCCGAGCGGATCCGCAAGGAGCGCTTCGCCGTCGACGCGGCCGCGCTCCGCCCGTATCTGGAGCTGGAGAAGGTGCTGTGGGACGGCGTCTTCCACGCCGCGGAGCTGGTCTACGGCATCACCTTCGCCGAGCGCCGCGATCTGGAGGCCCACCATCCCGACGCCCGGGTCTTCGAGGTGTTCGAGGCGGACGGCACCCCGCTCGGGCTCTACGTCGCCGACTTCTTCGCCCGCGCGTCCAAACGCGGCGGCGCCTGGATGGACGCCCTCGTACCGCAGTCCCGGCTGCTGGGCCACAAGCCGGTGGTCATCAACAACCTCAACATCGCCCGGCCGCCGGCCGGCGAGCCCGTGCTGATGACCTGGAGCGAGGTCACCACCCTCTTCCACGAGTTCGGCCACGCGCTGCACGGGCTCTTCTCCGACGTGCGCTATCCGCTGCTGTCGGGCACCAGTGTGCCGCGGGACTTCGTGGAGTTCCCCTCCCAGGTCAACGAGATGTGGGCGGAGCGGCCCGAGGTGCTGGCCCGTTACGCCCGGCATCACCGCACCGGCGAGCCCATGCCGTCCGACCTGCCGGCCCGGCTGCGCGAGGCGGAGGGCTTCGGCGTCGGCTTCCGGGTGGTGGAGCATCTGGCGGCCGCGCTCCTCGACTGGGCCTGGCACACCCTGCCCGCCGACGGTGAACTGCCGGACGCGGACGGCGCCGAGGCGTTCGAGCGGGCCGCGCTGGAGCGCTACGGCGTCGCCCTGCCCGCGATCCCGCCGCGCTACCGCACGGGCTACTTCGCCCATATCTTCGCCGGCGGTTATGCGGCCGGGTACTACGGCTACCGCTGGGCCGAGGTGCTGGACGCCGACACCGTGCGCTGGTTCGGGGAGAACGGCAAGACGGTGCGCGAGAGCGGCGAGATCTTCCGCCGCGAACTGCTCGGCAGGGGCGGCAGCGTCGATCCGATGGCGGCGTTCCGTGCCGTGGTCGGCCGCGATCCGGATCTCGGACCGCTGCTGGCCCGGCACGGCCTGACGACCGGCTGA
- a CDS encoding SpoIIE family protein phosphatase: MTARVLGFSGAELTAVYVPADAEGDGDLQLAGTAGGWGLPYGLPTHCARSGDSPVATAFRTGVPLWLGPEESATVGSMGVLPLGGDTQRLGCLVVVDKRPDAFGADRRRLLELHADQVAAGLEAVAARDLGRAKGAGGGRLGPGLETLRGGAFTLGLGTGRIAADAQVLALFGIPPEGFDGQVETLLARTAPDDVPALMAIVEPDRLPTPGQQLSFRIRRPNGELRWLSLRCQVLMAATGAPERVLGVVADAAYLRPSADEVAIVRRLSAALAGATTIRDVSRVVVAALRVPLGASRVAVAELEADRFVVTVLDPPEPDAWPEEWRSEWRSEWPDTSCHRLPTLEAAVRAGQVALWPPGAALEPGLAGVGPGGLAVLPLPADGRMAGVCLVGWDEEHRFGPEERSLLTATAGLAGQALVRARALDAGHELTTMLQRSLLPRKLPKLAGGVAAARYLPATVGLEVGGDWYDVIPLSDGHVALVIGDVEGHSAGAASIMGQMRTAIRAYAVEGHPPDVVVSHTNRLLVGMETDLFATCCYVDLDMEEGIAWFVRAGHLPPLLRHPDGRTEEMDIAGGPPLGVVADGEFPLTEVGLAPGTVLALLTDGLAESAHLPVEEGLRKVREVLGAADPSDAGRMADELLGSAKRRDDDVAVLVLRYDGMEVRPTRARWAVWRLPDAVMHARRFTARTLRSWEVTQEMDVALLVVSELVTNAIAHTQGEVRLDLTLAADRLRIAVNDASPRAPVKPGSVDWEATGGRGLLLVEAMSLVWGSVPLSGGKQVWSEIAVSPRERPARGSAEEGG, from the coding sequence GTGACCGCGCGGGTCCTTGGGTTCTCCGGGGCCGAGCTGACCGCCGTCTATGTGCCGGCCGATGCCGAGGGGGACGGCGATCTTCAGCTGGCCGGGACGGCCGGGGGCTGGGGCCTCCCGTACGGACTGCCGACGCACTGCGCACGGTCCGGCGACTCCCCCGTGGCCACGGCCTTCCGTACCGGGGTGCCGCTGTGGCTGGGGCCCGAGGAGAGCGCGACCGTCGGGTCGATGGGCGTGCTGCCGCTGGGCGGGGACACCCAGCGGCTGGGCTGTCTGGTGGTCGTGGACAAGCGCCCGGACGCCTTCGGCGCGGACCGGCGCCGCCTGCTGGAGCTGCATGCCGACCAGGTCGCGGCGGGGCTGGAGGCGGTGGCCGCGCGGGACCTGGGGCGGGCGAAGGGGGCCGGCGGCGGGCGACTGGGACCGGGGCTGGAAACGCTGCGGGGCGGCGCGTTCACCCTGGGCCTGGGCACCGGGCGGATCGCCGCGGATGCGCAGGTCCTGGCCCTGTTCGGAATTCCGCCGGAGGGGTTCGACGGGCAGGTCGAGACGCTGCTGGCACGGACCGCGCCGGACGACGTGCCCGCGCTGATGGCGATCGTGGAACCGGACCGGCTGCCCACGCCCGGCCAGCAGCTGTCGTTCCGGATCCGCCGCCCCAACGGCGAGCTGCGCTGGCTGAGCCTGCGCTGCCAGGTGCTGATGGCCGCCACGGGGGCGCCGGAGCGGGTGCTGGGTGTGGTCGCCGATGCCGCCTATCTGCGGCCCAGTGCCGACGAGGTCGCCATCGTGCGGCGACTGTCGGCGGCGCTGGCCGGGGCGACGACCATCCGGGACGTGAGCCGGGTGGTGGTCGCGGCCCTGCGGGTGCCGCTGGGCGCGTCCCGGGTGGCGGTCGCCGAACTGGAGGCCGACCGGTTCGTGGTCACGGTCCTCGATCCCCCCGAGCCCGACGCCTGGCCCGAGGAATGGCGCAGCGAATGGCGTTCCGAGTGGCCCGACACCTCCTGTCACCGGCTGCCCACGCTGGAGGCCGCGGTGCGGGCCGGGCAGGTGGCCCTGTGGCCCCCGGGGGCCGCCCTGGAACCGGGTCTGGCGGGTGTCGGGCCCGGCGGGCTGGCCGTGCTGCCGCTGCCGGCCGACGGCCGGATGGCCGGGGTGTGCCTGGTCGGCTGGGACGAGGAGCACCGGTTCGGGCCGGAGGAGCGCTCGCTGCTGACCGCGACCGCGGGGCTGGCGGGTCAGGCGCTGGTGCGGGCGCGGGCGCTGGACGCCGGGCACGAGCTGACCACGATGCTCCAGCGCAGCCTGCTGCCGCGCAAGCTGCCCAAGCTGGCGGGCGGGGTGGCCGCCGCCCGCTATCTGCCGGCCACCGTGGGCCTGGAGGTGGGCGGCGACTGGTACGACGTCATTCCGCTGTCCGACGGGCATGTGGCGCTGGTCATCGGCGATGTGGAGGGCCACAGCGCGGGCGCGGCCTCGATCATGGGCCAGATGCGCACGGCGATCCGGGCGTATGCGGTGGAGGGCCATCCGCCGGATGTGGTGGTCTCGCACACCAACCGGCTGCTGGTCGGCATGGAGACGGATCTGTTCGCCACCTGCTGCTATGTCGACCTGGACATGGAGGAGGGCATCGCCTGGTTCGTACGGGCCGGGCATCTGCCGCCGCTGCTGCGGCATCCCGACGGCCGTACGGAGGAGATGGACATCGCGGGCGGCCCGCCGCTGGGGGTGGTCGCCGACGGGGAGTTCCCGCTGACCGAGGTCGGTCTGGCGCCCGGCACCGTGCTGGCGCTGCTGACCGACGGCCTGGCCGAGTCGGCGCACCTTCCGGTGGAGGAGGGGCTGCGCAAGGTCCGCGAGGTGCTGGGGGCGGCGGATCCGTCCGATGCCGGACGGATGGCCGATGAGCTGCTGGGCAGTGCGAAGCGCCGCGACGACGACGTGGCCGTGCTGGTGCTGCGCTACGACGGGATGGAGGTGCGTCCGACCCGGGCCCGCTGGGCGGTGTGGCGGCTGCCGGACGCGGTGATGCACGCCCGCCGGTTCACCGCGCGCACCCTGCGCTCCTGGGAGGTGACCCAGGAGATGGATGTGGCGCTGCTGGTGGTGTCCGAGCTGGTCACCAATGCCATTGCGCATACGCAGGGCGAGGTGCGGCTGGATCTGACGCTGGCCGCCGACCGGCTGCGGATCGCCGTGAACGACGCCTCGCCGCGGGCCCCGGTCAAACCGGGGAGCGTGGACTGGGAGGCGACCGGCGGCCGCGGGCTGCTGCTCGTCGAGGCGATGTCGCTGGTGTGGGGCTCGGTGCCGCTCAGCGGCGGCAAGCAGGTGTGGAGCGAGATCGCGGTGTCGCCGCGGGAGCGGCCGGCCCGGGGCAGCGCGGAGGAGGGCGGCTGA
- a CDS encoding sugar ABC transporter permease: MSRTWTPRNHKPADGAPRPPGPFGHRVRGAAASLGRRFRSGELGSTPVVLGLLIVWIIFEALNSNFLSPRNLSNLSVDIVGTGLISIGIVFVLLLGEIDLSVGSVSGLAAAAFAVLNVNRGMAEGLAVLLAVLAGTAIGAVQGFFFAKVGVPSFVVTLAGLLGWNGLMLYILGTSGTINLSDKGLVAMLTGHYFTHVAAAYGLAALGTAGYFLASYHDTRRRQAAGVPYRPLRGIVWRTALLGAVTLVVAWVLNQFEGLPLALLIFLAFLVGLDCVLRRTRYGRMIFALGGSVEAARRTGLNVDLVRISVFMISGTMAAIGGLFLASRVSSASQTSGSGNLLMDAIAAAVIGGTSMFGGRGRTWSALLGVLVIQSIASGVALMGIQTAVQFMITGGVLLVAVVIDSLSRRAQKSHGRV; encoded by the coding sequence GTGAGCCGCACCTGGACTCCGCGAAACCACAAGCCGGCCGATGGCGCGCCCCGACCGCCGGGGCCGTTCGGGCACCGGGTACGGGGCGCCGCCGCCTCCCTGGGCCGCCGCTTCCGCAGCGGCGAACTCGGCTCCACCCCCGTCGTGCTCGGCCTGCTCATCGTCTGGATCATCTTCGAGGCCCTCAACTCCAACTTCCTCTCCCCGCGCAACCTCTCCAACCTCAGCGTGGACATCGTCGGCACCGGCCTGATCTCCATCGGCATCGTCTTCGTCCTGCTGCTCGGCGAGATCGACCTCTCGGTCGGGTCGGTGAGCGGACTGGCGGCGGCCGCCTTCGCCGTACTGAACGTCAACCGGGGGATGGCGGAAGGACTCGCGGTGCTCCTGGCCGTGCTCGCCGGCACCGCCATCGGCGCCGTCCAGGGCTTCTTCTTCGCGAAGGTCGGCGTGCCGTCCTTCGTGGTGACCCTCGCCGGACTGCTGGGCTGGAACGGGCTGATGCTCTACATCCTGGGTACCAGCGGCACCATCAACCTCTCCGACAAGGGCCTGGTCGCCATGCTGACCGGCCACTACTTCACCCATGTCGCCGCCGCCTACGGCCTGGCGGCGCTCGGCACCGCCGGGTACTTCCTCGCCTCGTACCACGACACCCGGCGCCGGCAGGCGGCCGGCGTACCGTACCGCCCGCTGCGCGGGATCGTCTGGCGTACGGCCCTGCTCGGCGCGGTCACCCTCGTCGTGGCGTGGGTCCTCAACCAGTTCGAGGGCCTGCCGCTGGCGCTGCTGATCTTCCTGGCCTTCCTGGTGGGCCTGGACTGCGTACTGCGCCGTACCCGCTACGGCCGGATGATCTTCGCTCTGGGCGGCAGCGTCGAGGCCGCCCGCCGTACCGGCCTCAACGTCGACCTGGTACGGATCTCGGTCTTCATGATCTCCGGCACCATGGCCGCGATCGGCGGCCTGTTCCTGGCCTCCCGGGTCTCCTCGGCCAGCCAGACCTCGGGCTCGGGCAATCTGCTGATGGACGCCATCGCCGCCGCGGTCATCGGCGGGACCAGCATGTTCGGCGGCCGCGGCCGCACCTGGTCCGCGCTGCTGGGGGTGCTGGTCATCCAGTCGATCGCCTCCGGTGTGGCCCTCATGGGCATCCAGACCGCCGTCCAGTTCATGATCACCGGCGGGGTGCTGCTCGTCGCCGTGGTCATCGACTCGCTCTCGCGCCGCGCCCAGAAGTCCCACGGCCGGGTGTGA